The following are from one region of the Microbaculum marinisediminis genome:
- a CDS encoding NAD/NADP-dependent octopine/nopaline dehydrogenase family protein: protein MEIAVLGGGNGSHAAAADLSEQGHRVRFWRRDRAGVEDLNAAGNRLTLKDFKGTREIATAVVTADIGEAVSGADLIVCPAPAFAQTDIARAMAPHLSDGQVVFLPPGTFGCYLMAKAIRDAGSAAKVAFAETGTLPYLTRKHGPRDIAITVRATRLPTGVFPLEDKDRALALIREAYPSVEDCGDGLSGALMNAGPVIHPPLIVMNAGPLEHFDHWDIHNEGTQPAVRRVTNRLDAERVAVREALGYEAPHFPLADHYATDGDEWMYGRKGHEQLVDSGDWREHIVLTEHRYMREDVQQGLAFLVSVADWAGVPAPTATGLLAIGSAICDDDFRANGRTLEGLGLAGLDRAGMTRLLREGV from the coding sequence ATGGAAATAGCCGTTCTGGGCGGCGGTAACGGATCGCATGCGGCGGCCGCGGATCTGAGCGAACAGGGTCACCGCGTTCGATTCTGGCGGCGCGACAGGGCCGGCGTCGAGGACCTGAACGCGGCCGGCAACAGGCTGACGCTGAAGGACTTCAAGGGCACGCGCGAGATCGCGACCGCGGTCGTCACCGCCGATATCGGCGAGGCGGTCTCCGGCGCCGACCTGATCGTCTGCCCGGCGCCGGCCTTCGCGCAAACCGATATCGCCCGGGCAATGGCGCCGCACCTTTCGGACGGGCAGGTCGTGTTCCTGCCGCCGGGCACCTTCGGCTGCTACCTGATGGCGAAGGCGATCCGCGATGCAGGCTCCGCGGCGAAGGTAGCCTTCGCGGAGACCGGCACCCTGCCCTACCTGACCCGCAAGCACGGCCCGCGCGACATCGCCATCACCGTGCGGGCGACGCGGCTTCCGACCGGGGTCTTTCCGCTCGAGGACAAGGATCGCGCGCTGGCGCTGATCCGCGAGGCCTATCCGAGCGTCGAGGATTGCGGCGACGGCCTGTCCGGGGCCCTGATGAACGCCGGCCCGGTCATCCATCCGCCGCTGATCGTTATGAATGCCGGACCGCTCGAACATTTCGATCACTGGGACATCCACAACGAGGGCACCCAACCGGCGGTCCGCCGCGTCACCAACCGGCTCGACGCCGAACGGGTGGCCGTCCGCGAGGCGCTCGGCTACGAGGCGCCGCATTTCCCGCTCGCCGACCACTACGCCACCGATGGCGACGAGTGGATGTACGGGCGCAAGGGACACGAGCAACTGGTCGATTCCGGCGACTGGCGCGAACACATCGTGCTGACCGAGCACCGCTACATGCGCGAGGACGTGCAGCAGGGTCTCGCCTTCCTCGTCTCGGTCGCGGACTGGGCCGGCGTCCCGGCGCCGACCGCAACGGGGCTGCTGGCGATTGGCTCGGCCATCTGCGACGACGATTTCCGGGCCAACGGACGGACCCTCGAAGGGCTCGGTCTTGCCGGGCTCGACCGTGCCGGCATGACGAGACTGCTTCGGGAGGGCGTGTGA
- a CDS encoding TRAP transporter large permease, whose translation MIDWIVGIVVLLVLIAGGIPIAFSMTLVAFVGIVVKIGLAPAMALLGQVFYDNGMSYTLSVMPLFVLMGNFVLKAGLADDMYAAANAWLRHYRGGLAMATVVACGGFSSVCGSSLATAATMARVSMPSMRRYGYSDTLATGSIAAGGTLGILIPPSIVLVLYGVITQQDIGKLFLAGILPGLVGVLGYLIAVRLSLLIRAEHQHDIEALPFLERVRATKGVIGVLGLFACVMGGIYLGIFTATEAAGIGAFGAFLLAALRRRLTWATLYEILVETARMTAMLFLVLFGALLFSNFVNLAGMPNDLRDWITALGAHPTAVIIVILLIYLVLGAVLESISMMLLTVPVFFPVVVGLGIDPIWFGIFVVVAIEISLITPPVGLNVFVLKSIVPEVPTGTIFKGVVPFIAVDIVRVALLIAVPSLALLIPSTM comes from the coding sequence ATGATTGACTGGATCGTCGGCATTGTCGTCCTGCTCGTCCTGATCGCCGGGGGCATTCCAATCGCCTTCTCGATGACGCTGGTGGCCTTCGTCGGCATCGTCGTCAAGATCGGCCTGGCGCCGGCCATGGCCCTGCTCGGGCAGGTCTTCTACGACAACGGCATGAGCTACACCCTGTCGGTGATGCCGCTGTTCGTGCTAATGGGCAACTTCGTGCTCAAGGCCGGGCTCGCCGACGACATGTATGCGGCCGCGAATGCGTGGCTGCGCCACTATCGCGGCGGTCTCGCGATGGCCACCGTGGTCGCGTGCGGCGGCTTTTCCTCGGTGTGCGGCTCATCGCTGGCGACGGCGGCGACGATGGCGCGGGTTTCGATGCCCTCGATGCGCCGCTACGGTTACTCCGACACGCTCGCCACCGGCTCGATCGCCGCCGGCGGCACGCTCGGCATTCTGATCCCGCCGTCTATCGTGCTTGTTCTCTACGGCGTCATCACGCAGCAGGACATAGGCAAGCTGTTCCTCGCGGGCATCCTGCCGGGCCTCGTCGGGGTGCTCGGCTATCTGATCGCGGTGCGCCTGTCGCTTCTCATTCGCGCCGAACACCAGCACGACATCGAGGCCCTGCCGTTCCTGGAACGCGTGCGCGCCACCAAAGGCGTCATCGGCGTACTCGGCCTGTTCGCCTGCGTCATGGGTGGCATCTATCTTGGCATCTTCACCGCGACCGAAGCCGCAGGCATCGGCGCCTTCGGGGCGTTCCTGCTGGCCGCCCTGCGGCGGCGCCTGACCTGGGCGACGCTCTACGAGATCCTGGTCGAGACGGCGCGGATGACGGCGATGCTGTTCCTGGTCCTGTTCGGCGCGCTTCTGTTCTCCAATTTCGTCAACCTCGCCGGCATGCCGAACGACCTTCGCGACTGGATCACGGCGCTCGGCGCGCATCCGACCGCCGTCATCATCGTGATCCTGCTCATCTACCTGGTTCTGGGCGCGGTGCTGGAATCGATCTCGATGATGCTGTTGACGGTGCCGGTGTTCTTTCCGGTCGTCGTCGGACTCGGCATCGATCCGATCTGGTTCGGCATCTTCGTCGTCGTCGCCATCGAGATCAGTCTGATCACGCCGCCGGTTGGCCTGAACGTGTTCGTGCTCAAATCGATCGTGCCCGAGGTGCCGACCGGCACGATATTCAAGGGCGTCGTTCCCTTCATCGCCGTCGACATCGTCCGCGTCGCCCTGCTGATCGCGGTGCCGTCGCTCGCGCTTCTGATCCCCTCGACAATGTAA
- a CDS encoding TRAP transporter small permease, with amino-acid sequence MARTHDITAGRSRALRFAELTLGVLVAVLLMAMMMVTTIDVFGRYLLSRPLPGAFEITEIMLGMIIFIALPLVCLHEENIAVSLVTERFSSRGREIHAVIVSIICSGVLVLVAWRLMMHAAQLASYGDVTIFLRVPKGPIGYTMAGFTTLAALAQLVVAAEHWRRLRAAPSRLL; translated from the coding sequence ATGGCAAGGACCCACGATATCACCGCGGGGCGCAGTCGCGCCCTGCGGTTCGCCGAGCTGACGCTCGGCGTGCTGGTCGCCGTCCTGCTGATGGCGATGATGATGGTCACGACCATCGACGTGTTCGGCCGCTACCTGCTTTCGCGGCCTCTGCCCGGCGCCTTCGAGATCACCGAGATCATGCTCGGCATGATAATCTTCATCGCGCTGCCGCTCGTCTGCCTGCACGAAGAGAACATCGCCGTGTCGCTGGTTACCGAGCGCTTCTCCAGCCGCGGCCGCGAGATACACGCGGTGATCGTCTCCATCATCTGTTCGGGCGTCCTGGTGCTGGTCGCCTGGCGCCTGATGATGCACGCTGCACAGCTGGCCTCCTATGGCGACGTCACGATCTTCCTGCGCGTCCCCAAGGGCCCGATCGGCTACACGATGGCAGGCTTCACCACCCTAGCGGCGCTGGCGCAGCTCGTCGTCGCCGCAGAGCACTGGCGCCGGCTTCGCGCCGCCCCCTCGCGTTTGCTCTAA
- a CDS encoding TRAP transporter substrate-binding protein encodes MKKTVAALLVATGVALSVTPASAQTVLRVANWLPPKHPLLAEIIVPWTEQVEEATQGRVKMEVLEAPLGPPPAHFDFAVNGVADVTYGVHNYTPGRFGVTTIAELPGLSDKSEWLSVAYWRIYEQDLAKVDEHKGTHVLSVFTHGPGQLWTKGRDLSSMDSIKGSKIRIGGGFAQEAAKALGLVPIQAPVTKAYEILSGGVADGIEFPAESITAFKVNEVLDQGLIMPGGLYNVSFFVVINQAKWDALSKEDQDAITSVSGENLARLAGQVWDKADAGAMETMKASGKMTFVVPADDQLAAINAALKPYSDEALKQISAKGVDGPAVYEALKAEIDKVKAGN; translated from the coding sequence ATGAAAAAGACTGTCGCAGCTTTACTCGTCGCCACGGGCGTGGCGCTTTCGGTCACGCCGGCTTCGGCACAGACCGTTCTGCGCGTCGCCAACTGGCTGCCTCCCAAACATCCGCTGCTCGCGGAAATCATCGTGCCCTGGACCGAGCAGGTCGAGGAAGCGACCCAGGGCCGGGTCAAGATGGAAGTGCTCGAAGCCCCGCTGGGTCCGCCGCCAGCGCATTTCGACTTCGCCGTCAACGGCGTGGCCGACGTCACCTATGGCGTCCACAACTACACGCCGGGCCGCTTCGGCGTGACCACCATCGCCGAGTTGCCGGGCCTGTCCGACAAGTCGGAGTGGCTGTCGGTCGCCTACTGGCGCATCTATGAACAGGACCTGGCCAAGGTCGACGAACACAAAGGCACGCATGTGCTGAGCGTGTTCACCCACGGGCCCGGCCAGCTGTGGACCAAGGGCCGCGATCTCAGCTCTATGGACTCGATCAAGGGGTCGAAGATCCGTATCGGCGGCGGCTTCGCCCAGGAAGCCGCGAAAGCGCTCGGTCTCGTGCCAATCCAGGCGCCTGTGACCAAGGCCTACGAGATCCTGTCCGGCGGCGTCGCCGACGGCATCGAGTTCCCGGCCGAATCCATCACCGCCTTCAAGGTCAACGAAGTGCTCGACCAGGGCCTGATCATGCCCGGCGGCCTCTACAACGTTTCGTTCTTCGTGGTCATCAACCAGGCCAAGTGGGACGCGCTGTCGAAGGAAGATCAGGACGCCATCACGAGCGTGTCGGGCGAAAACCTCGCCCGTCTTGCCGGCCAGGTCTGGGACAAGGCGGACGCCGGCGCCATGGAGACGATGAAGGCAAGCGGCAAGATGACATTCGTCGTCCCCGCCGACGATCAGCTTGCCGCCATCAATGCCGCGCTGAAGCCGTACAGCGACGAGGCTCTGAAGCAGATCTCGGCCAAGGGCGTCGACGGTCCCGCTGTCTACGAGGCGCTGAAAGCGGAAATCGACAAGGTCAAGGCCGGCAACTGA
- a CDS encoding class I adenylate-forming enzyme family protein, producing the protein MRDISLWIERHASFQPDKPAIRFAGETLSYSGLAGRVDKMAWVLASAFGARRGDRIAWLGFNHPDLLVLMFAAARLGMIVVPLNWRLAAPEHAFILRNAGAKAAIGHKQLLAALSEDDYPDGCRRVAVDGPLDGADTLDDLIAAAGPAPDRSGRAEDPLLLVYTSGTTGRPKGAVLTQSAIAWNAINAIHMHDMTSHDHVLTVLPMFHVGGLNIQTTPALHLGATVTLHEKFDPAAFLKAVDDDRPTLSVLVPATIAAVAGHADWAKTDLSSLRALATGSMIVPDELIAAFHARSVPVIQVYGSSETAPIAIYQRINKAYATVGSMGQVGLHTEVRIVDTADNDLGPGVAGEILVRGPHVASGYWNDPDATAKAFTEGWFRTGDVAEYDENGDYWFRDRIKNVIISGGENIYPAEAERLLREIDGVAECCVVGRPDPRWGAVPVAVIVAADATVSRETIAAHFEGKLARYKHPRDVVFVAELPKNAMGKVRIDEVSRIAAEATNAPA; encoded by the coding sequence ATGCGCGACATCTCGCTCTGGATTGAACGGCACGCCAGCTTCCAACCGGACAAGCCGGCGATCCGTTTCGCCGGCGAGACGCTCAGCTATTCCGGCCTCGCCGGGCGCGTCGACAAGATGGCGTGGGTGCTCGCGAGCGCGTTCGGTGCCCGTCGCGGCGACCGCATCGCCTGGCTCGGGTTCAACCATCCCGATCTTCTCGTCCTGATGTTCGCCGCCGCCAGGCTGGGCATGATCGTCGTGCCGCTCAACTGGCGCCTCGCCGCGCCGGAGCACGCCTTCATCCTGCGCAACGCCGGCGCCAAGGCGGCGATCGGTCACAAACAGTTGCTCGCGGCGCTTTCCGAGGATGACTATCCCGACGGCTGCCGTCGCGTCGCGGTGGACGGACCGTTGGACGGCGCCGACACGCTCGACGACCTAATCGCGGCGGCGGGTCCCGCGCCGGACCGGAGCGGCCGCGCCGAGGACCCGCTGCTGCTCGTCTATACCTCGGGCACGACCGGCCGGCCGAAGGGCGCCGTGCTGACCCAGTCCGCCATCGCCTGGAACGCGATCAATGCGATCCACATGCACGACATGACGTCGCACGACCACGTGCTGACCGTGTTGCCGATGTTCCATGTCGGCGGGCTCAACATCCAGACGACACCGGCGCTCCATCTCGGCGCGACCGTGACGCTGCACGAGAAGTTCGATCCGGCAGCGTTCCTTAAAGCGGTCGACGACGACCGCCCAACCCTGTCGGTGCTGGTGCCGGCGACCATTGCAGCGGTGGCGGGCCATGCCGACTGGGCCAAGACCGATCTGTCGTCGCTGCGGGCGCTGGCGACCGGTTCGATGATCGTGCCGGACGAATTGATCGCCGCGTTCCACGCCCGCTCCGTGCCCGTCATTCAGGTCTACGGCTCCTCGGAGACCGCGCCGATCGCGATCTACCAGCGCATCAACAAGGCCTATGCGACCGTCGGCTCGATGGGCCAGGTCGGACTGCATACGGAGGTTCGCATCGTCGATACCGCCGACAACGATCTCGGGCCGGGCGTTGCCGGGGAAATCCTGGTGCGGGGCCCACATGTCGCGAGTGGTTACTGGAACGATCCGGACGCGACCGCGAAAGCCTTTACCGAGGGTTGGTTTCGGACCGGCGATGTGGCCGAATATGATGAGAACGGCGATTACTGGTTCAGAGACCGGATCAAGAACGTGATCATCTCCGGCGGCGAGAACATCTATCCGGCCGAAGCAGAACGGCTGTTGCGCGAGATCGACGGCGTTGCCGAGTGCTGCGTCGTCGGCCGGCCCGATCCGCGCTGGGGAGCCGTGCCCGTCGCCGTCATCGTGGCCGCCGACGCAACGGTGAGCCGGGAGACGATCGCCGCGCATTTCGAGGGGAAGCTGGCTCGCTACAAGCATCCGCGCGACGTGGTGTTCGTCGCGGAACTGCCGAAGAACGCGATGGGCAAGGTGCGCATCGACGAGGTTTCACGCATCGCGGCCGAGGCGACAAACGCCCCGGCATAA
- a CDS encoding acyl-CoA dehydrogenase family protein yields the protein MTVLDLDTIDLDQPIFDPEAFRLSDKEAELNARARKIGQTNFAPRAAMYDREAIFPTENYRDMHEVGLLGICVPEEHGGAGAHFRGYATTAAEIGRYCGSTALTWNMHVCSCLWTGPLSDDLEMSADDREEHLRRRAMHYERIIDKGAIYAQPFSEGGAAAAGVVPFSTSAKRVYGGWLINGKKIFASLSGSANYYGVLCGEMKPGERPSRRDTMYIAVPADAEGVKVVGDWDPLGMRGTVSRTLIFEDVFVDDDAALMPRGVYYQAASRWPHMFMTLSPTYLGIAQAAVDFTVRYLRGEIPNTGPEKRRKFPTKQIALAQMFVMLQQTKALWFQAVTEAKADPSKEQVLRAYAAQYTVMENANELCQLAIRTCGGQSMLKTLPLERLYRDSRCGSLMLPWTAELCLDRIGREALYKPGETDD from the coding sequence ATGACAGTGTTGGATCTCGATACGATCGATCTCGACCAGCCGATCTTCGATCCGGAGGCGTTTCGGCTGTCCGACAAGGAAGCCGAGCTTAACGCGCGGGCGCGAAAGATCGGTCAGACCAACTTCGCCCCGCGGGCGGCCATGTACGACCGGGAAGCGATCTTCCCGACAGAGAACTACCGGGACATGCACGAGGTCGGCCTGCTCGGCATCTGCGTGCCTGAGGAGCATGGTGGCGCGGGCGCGCATTTCCGCGGATACGCGACGACGGCCGCCGAGATCGGCCGCTACTGCGGCTCGACGGCGCTGACCTGGAACATGCACGTTTGCTCGTGCCTCTGGACCGGCCCGCTCTCCGACGACCTGGAGATGTCCGCGGACGACCGCGAAGAGCACCTTCGACGGCGCGCGATGCACTACGAGCGGATCATCGACAAGGGCGCGATCTACGCCCAGCCGTTCTCCGAGGGCGGCGCGGCGGCGGCGGGCGTGGTGCCGTTCTCGACGTCGGCCAAGCGCGTCTACGGCGGCTGGCTCATCAACGGCAAGAAGATCTTCGCCTCGCTGTCGGGCTCGGCAAACTACTACGGCGTCCTGTGCGGCGAGATGAAGCCGGGCGAGAGGCCGTCGCGGCGCGATACGATGTACATCGCGGTTCCCGCCGATGCCGAGGGCGTTAAGGTGGTCGGCGACTGGGATCCGCTCGGCATGCGCGGCACCGTTTCGCGCACGCTGATCTTCGAGGACGTCTTCGTCGACGACGACGCCGCCCTGATGCCGCGTGGCGTCTACTACCAGGCCGCCTCGCGCTGGCCGCACATGTTCATGACGCTGTCACCGACCTATCTCGGCATCGCCCAGGCCGCGGTCGACTTCACGGTCAGGTACCTGCGCGGCGAGATCCCGAATACCGGGCCGGAGAAGCGCCGCAAGTTCCCCACCAAGCAGATCGCGTTGGCGCAGATGTTCGTCATGCTGCAGCAGACGAAGGCGCTGTGGTTCCAGGCGGTGACCGAGGCAAAGGCCGATCCGTCGAAAGAACAGGTTCTGCGCGCCTATGCAGCCCAGTATACGGTGATGGAGAACGCCAACGAGCTCTGTCAGCTCGCGATCCGCACCTGCGGGGGCCAGTCGATGCTGAAGACCCTGCCGCTCGAACGGCTCTATCGCGACAGCCGCTGCGGCTCGCTAATGCTGCCTTGGACCGCAGAACTCTGCCTCGACCGGATCGGCCGCGAGGCACTCTACAAACCGGGTGAAACGGACGACTGA
- a CDS encoding alpha/beta fold hydrolase, whose amino-acid sequence MSAPLFLFSGVGSDCRMFTPVIDRLKDDFAIVPWDMPGYGGKPLDDGFTFAGMADAVVEDMNRAGIARAVFLGHSIGGMLAQEIAARHPGRVAALILSGTTPVFGSPDGEFQKQFLAARLAPLDQGVTMPELAQSFAKDLLGSNPDPEAGPTATTLMSELPEQSYRAGLTCLVTFNRREELARIAVPTLLIAGEQDTNAPLKTMQRMAEKIRGARIETLPETGHLAPLECPGRFAEAVRRFLNDLP is encoded by the coding sequence ATGAGCGCGCCCCTCTTCCTGTTCAGCGGTGTCGGCTCGGACTGCCGCATGTTCACCCCGGTCATCGACCGGCTGAAGGACGATTTCGCGATCGTCCCCTGGGACATGCCCGGCTACGGCGGCAAGCCCCTGGACGACGGGTTCACCTTCGCGGGCATGGCCGATGCCGTCGTCGAGGACATGAACAGGGCCGGTATCGCCCGGGCGGTGTTCCTGGGCCATTCGATCGGCGGCATGCTGGCGCAGGAGATCGCCGCGCGCCATCCCGGCCGCGTCGCGGCGCTGATCCTGTCGGGCACGACCCCTGTCTTCGGCAGCCCGGACGGCGAATTCCAGAAGCAGTTCCTGGCGGCCAGGCTCGCACCGCTCGACCAGGGCGTGACGATGCCGGAGCTGGCGCAGAGTTTCGCCAAGGATCTGCTCGGGTCGAACCCCGACCCGGAGGCAGGCCCGACGGCGACGACACTGATGTCGGAGCTTCCGGAGCAGAGCTACCGTGCCGGGCTGACCTGCCTCGTCACCTTCAACCGCCGCGAGGAACTGGCGCGGATCGCGGTGCCGACGCTCCTGATCGCCGGCGAACAGGACACCAATGCCCCGCTGAAGACCATGCAGCGCATGGCCGAGAAGATCAGGGGCGCGCGGATCGAGACCCTGCCGGAGACCGGCCACCTCGCCCCGCTCGAATGCCCAGGCCGTTTCGCCGAGGCGGTAAGGAGATTCCTCAACGACCTTCCGTAG
- a CDS encoding peptidase M29 — protein sequence MLSDRIEAKWIDAFVRVFELCKVTSDEQVAILSETQSRTLNVHLAELALARFGVTAFHVVVPTPPQDAPVPVRSTGASLALTNQRAAIEALKASTLVVDCTVEGLLHSPEMPEILSGGTRIQMISNEHPEALERLIPHPSMETRVKAAVKQARAATEMRVMSAAGTDLTVDMRDAATAGVWGYTDRPKTVAHWPGGVVVSFPKANSVNGTLVFDVGDVNLTFKRYFEHAVTFVIENDYVTDVLGTGTDAELMRRYLEAWGDREAYAVSHVGWGLNEGARYEALTMYDQRETNGTELRAFAGNFLFSTGANEFANRYTKGHFDLPTRNCTITLDGVAVVERGRLAGVEG from the coding sequence ATGCTGAGCGACCGGATCGAAGCCAAGTGGATCGACGCCTTCGTCAGGGTGTTCGAGCTCTGCAAGGTTACGTCGGACGAACAGGTCGCGATCCTTTCGGAAACCCAGTCCCGGACGCTCAACGTCCACCTCGCCGAGCTTGCGCTCGCCCGCTTTGGCGTGACCGCCTTTCATGTCGTCGTTCCCACCCCGCCGCAGGACGCGCCGGTGCCGGTCCGCTCGACAGGGGCATCGCTGGCCCTGACCAACCAGCGGGCCGCGATCGAGGCGCTGAAAGCATCGACGCTCGTCGTCGACTGCACGGTGGAGGGCCTCCTGCATTCGCCGGAAATGCCCGAAATCCTGTCCGGCGGCACCCGCATCCAGATGATTTCCAACGAACACCCCGAGGCGCTCGAGCGGCTGATCCCGCATCCATCCATGGAGACGCGGGTCAAAGCGGCGGTGAAGCAGGCGCGGGCCGCGACGGAAATGCGCGTTATGTCGGCCGCCGGCACCGACCTCACCGTCGATATGCGCGACGCCGCGACCGCCGGCGTGTGGGGCTATACCGACCGGCCGAAGACGGTCGCCCACTGGCCGGGTGGGGTCGTCGTCAGCTTTCCCAAGGCGAATTCCGTGAACGGCACGCTCGTCTTCGATGTCGGCGACGTGAACCTGACGTTCAAGCGCTATTTCGAGCACGCGGTGACCTTCGTCATCGAGAACGACTATGTGACCGACGTCCTGGGAACGGGCACCGACGCGGAACTGATGCGCCGCTATCTGGAAGCGTGGGGCGACCGGGAGGCCTATGCCGTCAGCCATGTCGGCTGGGGGCTCAACGAAGGCGCGCGCTACGAGGCGCTGACCATGTACGACCAGCGTGAGACCAACGGCACGGAACTGCGCGCCTTCGCCGGAAACTTCCTGTTCTCCACCGGCGCCAACGAATTCGCCAACCGCTACACCAAGGGCCATTTCGACCTGCCGACCCGCAACTGCACGATCACGCTCGACGGCGTCGCGGTCGTCGAGCGCGGCCGCCTCGCGGGAGTCGAGGGATGA